A genomic stretch from Plasmodium cynomolgi strain B DNA, chromosome 8, whole genome shotgun sequence includes:
- a CDS encoding 20S proteasome beta subunit (putative) gives MAERGGCLMSEIDNLINDVEDEGENYDELQFCVAPVRIPRNFIKDTKTKNNKLFDFHKGTTTLAFKFKDGIIVAVDSRASMGSFISSQNVEKIIEINKNILGTMAGGAADCLYWEKYLGKIIKIYELRNNEKISVRAASTILSNILYQYKGYGLCCGIILSGYDHTGFNMFYIDDEGKKVEGNLFSCGSGSTYAYSILDSAYDYNLNLEQAVELARNAIYHATFRDGGSGGKVRVFYIHKNGYDKIIEGQDVYELHYHYTNPAQNDQH, from the coding sequence ATGGCAGAAAGGGGAGGGTGCCTGATGAGCGAAATTGACAATTTAATCAATGACGTGGAGGATGAGGGAGAAAATTACGACGAGCTGCAATTCTGTGTAGCCCCAGTAAGAATCCCAAGAAATTTCATAAAAGATACcaagacaaaaaataacaagtTGTTTGATTTTCACAAAGGTACAACCACATTGGCCTTCAAATTTAAGGATGGAATAATAGTAGCAGTGGACTCAAGAGCTTCTATGGGCTCCTTCATATCTTCACAGAACGTAGAGAAAATTatcgaaataaataaaaacattttaggGACAAtggcaggaggagcagcagacTGTTTGtattgggaaaaatatttgggcaaaattataaaaatttatgaattgAGAAATAATGAGAAAATCTCTGTCCGAGCAGCCAGTACCATTTTGAGTAACATTTTATATCAATATAAGGGGTATGGATTATGCTGTGGAATCATTTTAAGTGGTTATGATCACACCGGTTTCAACATGTTCTACATTGATGatgaggggaagaaggtgGAGGGCAATTTATTTAGTTGCGGAAGTGGTAGCACTTATGCTTACTCCATTTTGGACTCTGCTTATGATTATAACTTGAATCTCGAGCAAGCCGTGGAACTAGCCAGGAATGCAATTTATCATGCTACCTTTAGGGATGGAGGATCCGGAGGAAAGGTCCGAGTTTTTTACATACACAAGAATGGCTACGACAAAATTATCGAGGGGCAGGATGTTTACGAGTTACATTATCATTACACGAACCCGGCGCAGAACGATCAGCAC